A single window of Solanum dulcamara chromosome 5, daSolDulc1.2, whole genome shotgun sequence DNA harbors:
- the LOC129889096 gene encoding protein FAR-RED IMPAIRED RESPONSE 1 isoform X2 — MIKQKELKCCPKNHGDIVQSSVQLIGDMVDAVDKSCHSRDGGVSRSPKRSITGVEEHADFEPHDGIEFESHEAAYAFYQEYAKSMGFTTSIKNSRRSKKSKEFIDAKFACSRYGTTPESDTGSSRRPSVKKTDCKASMHVKRKRDGKWYIHEFIKDHNHELLPALAYHFRIHRNVKLAEKNNIDILHAVSERTRKMYVEMSRQCGGSPEVGLLTNDLNYQFDKGRCLSLEEGDAQVMLEYFMHIQKENPYFFYAIDLNEDQRLRNLFWIDAKSRKDYVSFSDVVFFDTSYMKSNEKMPFAFLIGVNHHCQPMLLGCALLVDETKPTFVWLMKTWLRAVGGQAPKVIITDQDKSLKSALEEVFPCSSHCFALWHVLERITEILAHVIKQHENFMQKFSKCIFKSVSDEQFDLRWWKMVSRFELQENEWIHTLYEDRKKWIPAYMRGSFMAGMSSAQRSESISSFFDKYIHKKISLKEFMRQYGMILQNRYEEEAVADFDTLHKQPALKSPSPWEKQMSTIYTHAIFKKFQVEVLGVVGCHPKKEAENGENVTFRVDDCEKEENYMVTWNEARSDVSCSCLLFEYKGFLCRHAMIVLQMCGLSSIPSQYILKRWTKNAKNIQLMFEGTEGIQTRVQRYNDLCRRAIELGEEGSLSEESYGIAFRALDEALKNCVNVNNRTSALTECCSSAVGLRDLEEDTQGIHATKTSRKKNTNKKRKVHSEPEAAIVEAQDSLQQMDNLTVGGMTLNGYYGTHQNVQGLLNLMEPPHDGYYVNQQNMQGLRQLNTIAPGHDGFFGSQQSIPGLGHLDFRQPSFTYGLQDEPSLRAAQLHGNNARHA; from the exons AAGAACTGAAATGTTGTCCCAAAAATCATGGCGATATTGTGCAAAGTAGTGTTCAATTGATTGGTGATATGGTTGATGCTGTAGATAAGTCATGTCACAGTAGGGATGGCGGAGTTTCTCGTTCTCCAAAGAGAAGTATTACTGGAGTTGAGGAACATGCAGATTTTGAGCCACATGATGGGATCGAATTTGAGTCCCATGAGGCTGCATATGCATTTTACCAAGAGTATGCCAAGTCCATGGGATTCACAACCTCGATTAAGAACAGCCGTCGCTCCAAGAAATCAAAAGAATTTATCGATGCTAAATTTGCATGTTCTAGATATGGCACAACTCCAGAATCAGATACTGGCAGTAGTAGACGTCCTAGTGTCAAAAAGACCGATTGCAAAGCGAGCATGCATGTTAAGAGAAAGCGAGATGGAAAATGGTATATCCATGAGTTTATAAAGGACCATAATCATGAGCTTTTACCAGCCTTGGCTTATCATTTCCGAATTCACAGGAATGTTAAACTTGCAGAGAAAAATAACATAGATATTCTTCATGCTGTTAGTGAACGAACAAGAAAGATGTATGTTGAGATGTCTAGACAATGTGGTGGAAGTCCAGAAGTTGGCTTGCTGactaatgatttaaattaccaGTTTGACAAAGGCCGGTGCTTGTCATTAGAAGAGGGAGATGCTCAAGTTATGCTCGAGTATTTCATGCATATCCAGAAAGAAAATCCATATTTCTTTTATGCAATTGATCTCAATGAAGATCAACGCTTAAGGAACTTGTTCTGGATTGATGCCAAAAGTAGGAAAGACTATGTCAGCTTTAGTGATGTGGTTTTCTTTGATACTAGCTATATGAAAAGCAATGAGAAGATGCCGTTTGCTTTTTTAATTGGGGTAAACCATCATTGTCAACCTATGTTGCTTGGATGTGCACTTTTAGTAGATGAGACCAAACCCACATTTGTGTGGTTAATGAAGACGTGGCTTAGAGCAGTGGGTGGGCAGGCTCCAAAAGTGATAATTACTGATCAAGATAAGTCACTCAAATCAGCTCTTGAAGAAGTTTTCCCATGTTCAAGTCACTGCTTTGCGCTTTGGCATGTGCTTGAAAGAATTACGGAAATACTTGCTCATGTCATAAAGCAGCATGAGAATTTCATGCAAAAATTCAGCAAGTGTATATTTAAGTCGGTAAGTGATGAACAATTTGATTTAAGATGGTGGAAGATGGTTAGCAGATTTGAATTGCAAGAGAATGAATGGATTCATACACTGTATGAGGACCGCAAAAAATGGATTCCAGCTTACATGAGAGGCAGCTTTATGGCTGGAATGTCGTCAGCTCAACGGTCGGAGAGTATAAGCTCTTTCTTTGACAAGTACATTCATAAGAAAATCAGTCTCAAAGAGTTTATGAGACAATATGGAATGATTCTGCAAAATCGATATGAAGAGGAAGCAGTAGCAGACTTTGATACATTGCACAAACAACCAGCTTTAAAATCACCTTCGCCTTGGGAAAAGCAGATGTCAACAATTTATACACATGCAATCTTTAAGAAATTTCAAGTTGAAGTATTGGGTGTAGTTGGGTGTCATCCAAAGAAGGAAGCTGAAAATGGGGAAAATGTAACTTTTAGAGTTGATGACTGcgagaaagaagaaaattataTGGTCACGTGGAATGAGGCAAGATCAGATGTTTCTTGTTCGTGCCTTCTATTTGAATACAAAGGTTTCCTCTGTAGGCATGCAATGATTGTTCTTCAGATGTGTGGTCTTTCAAGCATCCCATCCCAATATATTTTGAAGAGGTGGACCAAAAATGCGAAGAATATACAGTTAATGTTTGAGGGGACAGAAGGAATTCAAACCAGGGTACAAAGATACAATGATCTATGTAGAAGGGCAATTGAACTGGGTGAGGAGGGTTCTTTATCTGAGGAGAGCTACGGCATTGCCTTTCGTGCCCTAGATGAAGCTCTAAAGAACTGTGTGAATGTTAACAATAGAACTTCTGCATTAACAGAATGTTGCAGCAGTGCTGTTGGACTTCGTGATCTTGAAGAAGATACTCAAGGGATTCATGCTACCAAAACAAGTAggaagaaaaatacaaataagaAACGGAAG GTGCACTCTGAACCAGAAGCTGCAATAGTTGAAGCTCAAGACAGCTTGCAACAAATG GATAATCTTACTGTGGGTGGAATGACGCTGAATGGCTATTATGGTACACATCAGAATGTGCAGGGACTG TTAAATTTGATGGAACCTCCCCATGATGGCTATTATGTTAACCAACAGAATATGCAGGGATTG AGACAACTCAATACAATTGCACCTGGCCATGATGGTTTTTTTGGGTCTCAACAAAGCATTCCAGGACTA GGGCATTTGGATTTTAGGCAGCCGAGTTTCACATATGGTTTGCAG GATGAGCCTAGTCTAAGAGCTGCTCAGCTGCATGGAAACAATGCTAGACATGCATGA
- the LOC129889096 gene encoding protein FAR-RED IMPAIRED RESPONSE 1 isoform X1 gives MIKQKELKCCPKNHGDIVQSSVQLIGDMVDAVDKSCHSRDGGVSRSPKRSITGVEEHADFEPHDGIEFESHEAAYAFYQEYAKSMGFTTSIKNSRRSKKSKEFIDAKFACSRYGTTPESDTGSSRRPSVKKTDCKASMHVKRKRDGKWYIHEFIKDHNHELLPALAYHFRIHRNVKLAEKNNIDILHAVSERTRKMYVEMSRQCGGSPEVGLLTNDLNYQFDKGRCLSLEEGDAQVMLEYFMHIQKENPYFFYAIDLNEDQRLRNLFWIDAKSRKDYVSFSDVVFFDTSYMKSNEKMPFAFLIGVNHHCQPMLLGCALLVDETKPTFVWLMKTWLRAVGGQAPKVIITDQDKSLKSALEEVFPCSSHCFALWHVLERITEILAHVIKQHENFMQKFSKCIFKSVSDEQFDLRWWKMVSRFELQENEWIHTLYEDRKKWIPAYMRGSFMAGMSSAQRSESISSFFDKYIHKKISLKEFMRQYGMILQNRYEEEAVADFDTLHKQPALKSPSPWEKQMSTIYTHAIFKKFQVEVLGVVGCHPKKEAENGENVTFRVDDCEKEENYMVTWNEARSDVSCSCLLFEYKGFLCRHAMIVLQMCGLSSIPSQYILKRWTKNAKNIQLMFEGTEGIQTRVQRYNDLCRRAIELGEEGSLSEESYGIAFRALDEALKNCVNVNNRTSALTECCSSAVGLRDLEEDTQGIHATKTSRKKNTNKKRKVHSEPEAAIVEAQDSLQQMDNLTVGGMTLNGYYGTHQNVQGLIQLNLMEPPHDGYYVNQQNMQGLRQLNTIAPGHDGFFGSQQSIPGLGHLDFRQPSFTYGLQDEPSLRAAQLHGNNARHA, from the exons AAGAACTGAAATGTTGTCCCAAAAATCATGGCGATATTGTGCAAAGTAGTGTTCAATTGATTGGTGATATGGTTGATGCTGTAGATAAGTCATGTCACAGTAGGGATGGCGGAGTTTCTCGTTCTCCAAAGAGAAGTATTACTGGAGTTGAGGAACATGCAGATTTTGAGCCACATGATGGGATCGAATTTGAGTCCCATGAGGCTGCATATGCATTTTACCAAGAGTATGCCAAGTCCATGGGATTCACAACCTCGATTAAGAACAGCCGTCGCTCCAAGAAATCAAAAGAATTTATCGATGCTAAATTTGCATGTTCTAGATATGGCACAACTCCAGAATCAGATACTGGCAGTAGTAGACGTCCTAGTGTCAAAAAGACCGATTGCAAAGCGAGCATGCATGTTAAGAGAAAGCGAGATGGAAAATGGTATATCCATGAGTTTATAAAGGACCATAATCATGAGCTTTTACCAGCCTTGGCTTATCATTTCCGAATTCACAGGAATGTTAAACTTGCAGAGAAAAATAACATAGATATTCTTCATGCTGTTAGTGAACGAACAAGAAAGATGTATGTTGAGATGTCTAGACAATGTGGTGGAAGTCCAGAAGTTGGCTTGCTGactaatgatttaaattaccaGTTTGACAAAGGCCGGTGCTTGTCATTAGAAGAGGGAGATGCTCAAGTTATGCTCGAGTATTTCATGCATATCCAGAAAGAAAATCCATATTTCTTTTATGCAATTGATCTCAATGAAGATCAACGCTTAAGGAACTTGTTCTGGATTGATGCCAAAAGTAGGAAAGACTATGTCAGCTTTAGTGATGTGGTTTTCTTTGATACTAGCTATATGAAAAGCAATGAGAAGATGCCGTTTGCTTTTTTAATTGGGGTAAACCATCATTGTCAACCTATGTTGCTTGGATGTGCACTTTTAGTAGATGAGACCAAACCCACATTTGTGTGGTTAATGAAGACGTGGCTTAGAGCAGTGGGTGGGCAGGCTCCAAAAGTGATAATTACTGATCAAGATAAGTCACTCAAATCAGCTCTTGAAGAAGTTTTCCCATGTTCAAGTCACTGCTTTGCGCTTTGGCATGTGCTTGAAAGAATTACGGAAATACTTGCTCATGTCATAAAGCAGCATGAGAATTTCATGCAAAAATTCAGCAAGTGTATATTTAAGTCGGTAAGTGATGAACAATTTGATTTAAGATGGTGGAAGATGGTTAGCAGATTTGAATTGCAAGAGAATGAATGGATTCATACACTGTATGAGGACCGCAAAAAATGGATTCCAGCTTACATGAGAGGCAGCTTTATGGCTGGAATGTCGTCAGCTCAACGGTCGGAGAGTATAAGCTCTTTCTTTGACAAGTACATTCATAAGAAAATCAGTCTCAAAGAGTTTATGAGACAATATGGAATGATTCTGCAAAATCGATATGAAGAGGAAGCAGTAGCAGACTTTGATACATTGCACAAACAACCAGCTTTAAAATCACCTTCGCCTTGGGAAAAGCAGATGTCAACAATTTATACACATGCAATCTTTAAGAAATTTCAAGTTGAAGTATTGGGTGTAGTTGGGTGTCATCCAAAGAAGGAAGCTGAAAATGGGGAAAATGTAACTTTTAGAGTTGATGACTGcgagaaagaagaaaattataTGGTCACGTGGAATGAGGCAAGATCAGATGTTTCTTGTTCGTGCCTTCTATTTGAATACAAAGGTTTCCTCTGTAGGCATGCAATGATTGTTCTTCAGATGTGTGGTCTTTCAAGCATCCCATCCCAATATATTTTGAAGAGGTGGACCAAAAATGCGAAGAATATACAGTTAATGTTTGAGGGGACAGAAGGAATTCAAACCAGGGTACAAAGATACAATGATCTATGTAGAAGGGCAATTGAACTGGGTGAGGAGGGTTCTTTATCTGAGGAGAGCTACGGCATTGCCTTTCGTGCCCTAGATGAAGCTCTAAAGAACTGTGTGAATGTTAACAATAGAACTTCTGCATTAACAGAATGTTGCAGCAGTGCTGTTGGACTTCGTGATCTTGAAGAAGATACTCAAGGGATTCATGCTACCAAAACAAGTAggaagaaaaatacaaataagaAACGGAAG GTGCACTCTGAACCAGAAGCTGCAATAGTTGAAGCTCAAGACAGCTTGCAACAAATG GATAATCTTACTGTGGGTGGAATGACGCTGAATGGCTATTATGGTACACATCAGAATGTGCAGGGACTG ATACAGTTAAATTTGATGGAACCTCCCCATGATGGCTATTATGTTAACCAACAGAATATGCAGGGATTG AGACAACTCAATACAATTGCACCTGGCCATGATGGTTTTTTTGGGTCTCAACAAAGCATTCCAGGACTA GGGCATTTGGATTTTAGGCAGCCGAGTTTCACATATGGTTTGCAG GATGAGCCTAGTCTAAGAGCTGCTCAGCTGCATGGAAACAATGCTAGACATGCATGA